A region from the Peromyscus leucopus breed LL Stock chromosome 9, UCI_PerLeu_2.1, whole genome shotgun sequence genome encodes:
- the Ccar2 gene encoding cell cycle and apoptosis regulator protein 2 isoform X1, producing the protein MNVTGALPCPHSASLSKGAGGVVERVLSCWETWVFPKTLKGQHSQCPSLSARGSTHFQEDETSQARLPHLFWALLLVCLLLLWPQTCPKMPGTFSVVKGRLPQLGEKVLVKAAYNPGQAVPWNAVKVQTLSNQPLLKSPAPPLLHVAALGQKQGILGAQPQLIFQPHRIPPLFPQKPLSLFQTSHTLHLSHLNRFPARGPHGRLDQSRSDDYDSKKRKQRAGGEPWGAKKPRHDLPPYRVHLTPYTVDSPVCDFLELQRRYRSLLVPSDLLSVHLSWLSAFPLSQPFSLHHPSRIQVSSEKEAAPDAGAEPSPVDGDPTYSSKVLLLSSPGLEEFYRCCMLFVDDMAEPRETPEHPLKQLKFLLGRKEEEAVLVGGEWSPSLDGLDPQADPQVLVRTAIRCAQAQTGIDLSACTKWWRFAEFQYLQPGPPRQLHTVVVYLPDVWTIMPTLEEWEALCQQKATEAAPQPQEALGEAESTEQTPDASEQADAPKQNTETSEATTQQDVDTDLPEAPPPPLEPAVMARPGCVSLSLHGIVEDRRPKERISFEVVVLAELFLEMLQRDFGYRIYKMLLSLPDKVVSPPEPEKEEAAKEDVVKEEEAVKEEAVKVPKDEVQNEGTAAESDNPLKEDGLLPKRPSSGGEEEEKARGEAAEDLCEMALDPDLLLLRDDGEEEFAGAKLEETEVRSVASNQSEMEYSSLQDMPKELDPSAVLPLDCLLAFVFFDANWCGYLHRRDLERVLLTLGIRLSAEQAKQLVSRVVTQNICQYRSLQYSRAEVLDDGPPEEGLFGNLDLLPPSGKSTKPGAASTEHKGLVPHNGSLINVGSLLQRAEQQDSGRLYLENKIHTLELKLEESHNRFSATEVTNKTLAAEMQELRARLVEAEETARTAERQKNQLQRQLQDFRRRLTPLHLEMQRMVEKADSWVEKEEPAPSN; encoded by the exons atgaatgtcacCGGAGCTCTTCCATGCCCTCACTCCGCCAGCCTCTCTAAGGGTGCCGGCGGCGTAGTGGAAAGAGTGCTAAGTTGTTGGGAGACTTGGGT GTTTCCcaagaccttgaaaggacaacaTTCCCAATGTCCCAGTTTAAGCGCCAGAGGATCAACCCACTTCCAGGAGGACGAAACTTCTCAG GCCCGGCTTCCACATCTCTTTTGGGCCCTCCTCCTGGTTTGCTTACTCCTCCTGTGGCCACAGACCTGTCCCAAAATGCCAGGCACCTTCAG TGTGGTGAAAGGCCGACTACCCCAGCTGGGTGAGAAGGTGCTGGTGAAAGCAGCTTATAACCCAGGCCAGGCAGTGCCCTGGAATGCTGTCAAGGTGCAGACGCTCTCCAACCAG CCCTTACTGAAGTCTCCAGCACCCCCCCTTCTGCACGTGGCAGCTCTGGGCCAGAAGCAAGGGATCCTGGGAGCTCAGCCCCAGTTGATCTTTCAGCCTCACCGAATTCCCCCCCTTTTCCCTCAGAAGC ctctgagTCTCTTCCAGACATCCCACACACTTCACCTGAGCCACCTGAACAGATTTCCTGCTCGGGGTCCCCATGGAAGGCTGGACCAGAGCCGAAG TGATGACTATGACTCGAAGAAACGCAAACAGCGGGCTGGTGGAGAGCCCTGGGGTGCTAAGAAACCTCGACATGACCTGCCTCCTTACCGGGTTCATCTCACTCCTTATACTGTGGACAG CCCCGTCTGTGACTTCCTAGAACTCCAGCGGCGTTACCGCAGCCTCCTGGTCCCCTCGGATCTCCTCTCCGTGCACTTGAGTTGGCTGTCAGCCTTCCCTCTGAGCCAGCCCTTCTCCCTCCACCACCCAAGTCGGATTCAGGTCTCTTCAGAGAAGGAGGCAGCTCCAGACGCTGGTGCTGAGCCCAGCCCTGTGGACGGTGACCCCACTTACAGTTCCAAG GTGCTGCTGCTCTCCTCCCCGGGCCTGGAGGAGTTCTACCGTTGCTGCATGCTGTTTGTGGATGACATGGCTGAGCCAAGGGAGACGCCGGAGCATCCTCTGAAGCAGCTAAAG TTTTTGCTGGGCCGGAAAGAAGAAGAGGCGGTGCTGGTTGGGGGTGAGTGGTCTCCTTCCCTGGATGGCCTCGACCCCCAGGCAGACCCGCAGGTGCTGGTGCGCACAGCCATCCGCTGCGCGCAAGCCCAGACCGGCATCGACCTGAGCGCCTGCACCAAGTG GTGGCGATTTGCCGAGTTTCAGTACTTACAGCCAGGGCCACCCCGGCAGTTACACACGGTAGTGGTATACCTGCCAGACGTGTGGACCATCATGCCCACTTTGGAGGAGTGGGAGGCACTGTGCCAGCAGAAAGCCACAGAGGCAGCTCCCCAACCCCAGGAGGCATTGGGG GAGGCAGAGTCTACTGAACAGACCCCTGACGCATCAGAGCAAGCAGACGCGCCTAAACAGAACACGGAGACGTCAGAGGCCACCACGCAGCAAGATGTGGACACTGATCTCCCAGAGGCCCCTCCGCCTCCTCTAGAACCCGCTGTGATGGCCCGTCCTGGCTGTGTCAGCCTGTCTCTCCACGGGATAGTGGAGGATCGGAGACCAAAAGAAAGGATCTCTTTTGAG GTGGTGGTGCTGGCCGAGCTGTTTCTAGAGATGCTGCAGAGGGATTTTGGCTATAGGATTTATAAGATGCTGCTGAGCCTTCCAGACAAAGTTGTATCTCCCCCTGAACCTGAGAAGGAGGAGGCAGCCAAGGAGGATGTGGTCAAAGAGGAGGAGGCTGTCAAAGAGGAGGCGGTGAAGGTGCCCAAGGATGAGGTACAGAACGAGGGCACGGCTGCCGAGTCAGACAACCCGCTG AAGGAGGATGGGCTTCTGCCCAAACGGCCCTCTtcagggggagaggaggaggagaaggcccGGGGCGAGGCAgctgaggatctctgtgagatggcCTTGGACCCAGACCTGCTGCTTCTGAGGGATGATGGAGAGGAGGAGTTCG CAGGAGCAAAGCTGGAGGAAACGGAGGTTCGCTCTGTCGCCTCAAACCAGTCAGAGATGGAGTATTCCTCTCTTCAggacatg CCAAAGGAGCTGGACCCCTCGGCCGTGCTCCCCCTGGACTGCCTTCTGGCTTTCGTGTTTTTTGATGCCAACTGGTGTGGCTACTTGCACCGGCGAGACTTGGAGCGGGTCCTCCTCACACTGGGGATCCGGCTCAGTGCTGAGCAG GCCAAGCAGCTGGTTAGCAGAGTAGTGACGCAGAACATCTGCCAGTACCGGAGTCTTCAGTACAGCCGTGCCGAGGTGCTGGATGACGGGCCTCCAGAAGAGGGGCTCTTCG GAAACCTGGATCTGCTGCCCCCTTCAGGGAAGAGCACAAAGCCAGGCGCTGCCTCCACAGAGCACAAAGGCCTGGTGCCGCACAACGGCAGCCTCATCAACGTGGGGAGTCTGCTACAGCGTGCCGAGCAGCAAGACAGTGGCCGCCTATACCTGGAGAACAAGATTCACACACTGGAACTGAAGCTTG AGGAGAGCCATAACCGTTTCTCAGCCACCGAAGTGACAAATAAGACGTTGGCGGCCGAGATGCAGGAGCTGCGGGCCCGGCTGGTGGAGGCGGAGGAGACAGCCCGGACAGCGGAACGCCAGAAGAACCAGCTGCAGCGGCAGCTGCAGGACTTCCGCAGGCGCCTGACCCCGCTGCACCTGGAGATGCAGCGGATGGTTGAAAAG GCCGACAGCTGGGTAGAGAAAGAGGAGCCAGCACCCAGCAACTGA
- the Ccar2 gene encoding cell cycle and apoptosis regulator protein 2 isoform X2 translates to MNVTGALPCPHSASLSKGAGGVVERVLSCWETWVFPKTLKGQHSQCPSLSARGSTHFQEDETSQARLPHLFWALLLVCLLLLWPQTCPKMPGTFSVVKGRLPQLGEKVLVKAAYNPGQAVPWNAVKVQTLSNQPLLKSPAPPLLHVAALGQKQGILGAQPQLIFQPHRIPPLFPQKPLSLFQTSHTLHLSHLNRFPARGPHGRLDQSRSDDYDSKKRKQRAGGEPWGAKKPRHDLPPYRVHLTPYTVDSPVCDFLELQRRYRSLLVPSDLLSVHLSWLSAFPLSQPFSLHHPSRIQVSSEKEAAPDAGAEPSPVDGDPTYSSKVLLLSSPGLEEFYRCCMLFVDDMAEPRETPEHPLKQLKFLLGRKEEEAVLVGGEWSPSLDGLDPQADPQVLVRTAIRCAQAQTGIDLSACTKWWRFAEFQYLQPGPPRQLHTVVVYLPDVWTIMPTLEEWEALCQQKATEAAPQPQEALGEAESTEQTPDASEQADAPKQNTETSEATTQQDVDTDLPEAPPPPLEPAVMARPGCVSLSLHGIVEDRRPKERISFEVVVLAELFLEMLQRDFGYRIYKMLLSLPDKVVSPPEPEKEEAAKEDVVKEEEAVKEEAVKVPKDEVQNEGTAAESDNPLKEDGLLPKRPSSGGEEEEKARGEAAEDLCEMALDPDLLLLRDDGEEEFGAKLEETEVRSVASNQSEMEYSSLQDMPKELDPSAVLPLDCLLAFVFFDANWCGYLHRRDLERVLLTLGIRLSAEQAKQLVSRVVTQNICQYRSLQYSRAEVLDDGPPEEGLFGNLDLLPPSGKSTKPGAASTEHKGLVPHNGSLINVGSLLQRAEQQDSGRLYLENKIHTLELKLEESHNRFSATEVTNKTLAAEMQELRARLVEAEETARTAERQKNQLQRQLQDFRRRLTPLHLEMQRMVEKADSWVEKEEPAPSN, encoded by the exons atgaatgtcacCGGAGCTCTTCCATGCCCTCACTCCGCCAGCCTCTCTAAGGGTGCCGGCGGCGTAGTGGAAAGAGTGCTAAGTTGTTGGGAGACTTGGGT GTTTCCcaagaccttgaaaggacaacaTTCCCAATGTCCCAGTTTAAGCGCCAGAGGATCAACCCACTTCCAGGAGGACGAAACTTCTCAG GCCCGGCTTCCACATCTCTTTTGGGCCCTCCTCCTGGTTTGCTTACTCCTCCTGTGGCCACAGACCTGTCCCAAAATGCCAGGCACCTTCAG TGTGGTGAAAGGCCGACTACCCCAGCTGGGTGAGAAGGTGCTGGTGAAAGCAGCTTATAACCCAGGCCAGGCAGTGCCCTGGAATGCTGTCAAGGTGCAGACGCTCTCCAACCAG CCCTTACTGAAGTCTCCAGCACCCCCCCTTCTGCACGTGGCAGCTCTGGGCCAGAAGCAAGGGATCCTGGGAGCTCAGCCCCAGTTGATCTTTCAGCCTCACCGAATTCCCCCCCTTTTCCCTCAGAAGC ctctgagTCTCTTCCAGACATCCCACACACTTCACCTGAGCCACCTGAACAGATTTCCTGCTCGGGGTCCCCATGGAAGGCTGGACCAGAGCCGAAG TGATGACTATGACTCGAAGAAACGCAAACAGCGGGCTGGTGGAGAGCCCTGGGGTGCTAAGAAACCTCGACATGACCTGCCTCCTTACCGGGTTCATCTCACTCCTTATACTGTGGACAG CCCCGTCTGTGACTTCCTAGAACTCCAGCGGCGTTACCGCAGCCTCCTGGTCCCCTCGGATCTCCTCTCCGTGCACTTGAGTTGGCTGTCAGCCTTCCCTCTGAGCCAGCCCTTCTCCCTCCACCACCCAAGTCGGATTCAGGTCTCTTCAGAGAAGGAGGCAGCTCCAGACGCTGGTGCTGAGCCCAGCCCTGTGGACGGTGACCCCACTTACAGTTCCAAG GTGCTGCTGCTCTCCTCCCCGGGCCTGGAGGAGTTCTACCGTTGCTGCATGCTGTTTGTGGATGACATGGCTGAGCCAAGGGAGACGCCGGAGCATCCTCTGAAGCAGCTAAAG TTTTTGCTGGGCCGGAAAGAAGAAGAGGCGGTGCTGGTTGGGGGTGAGTGGTCTCCTTCCCTGGATGGCCTCGACCCCCAGGCAGACCCGCAGGTGCTGGTGCGCACAGCCATCCGCTGCGCGCAAGCCCAGACCGGCATCGACCTGAGCGCCTGCACCAAGTG GTGGCGATTTGCCGAGTTTCAGTACTTACAGCCAGGGCCACCCCGGCAGTTACACACGGTAGTGGTATACCTGCCAGACGTGTGGACCATCATGCCCACTTTGGAGGAGTGGGAGGCACTGTGCCAGCAGAAAGCCACAGAGGCAGCTCCCCAACCCCAGGAGGCATTGGGG GAGGCAGAGTCTACTGAACAGACCCCTGACGCATCAGAGCAAGCAGACGCGCCTAAACAGAACACGGAGACGTCAGAGGCCACCACGCAGCAAGATGTGGACACTGATCTCCCAGAGGCCCCTCCGCCTCCTCTAGAACCCGCTGTGATGGCCCGTCCTGGCTGTGTCAGCCTGTCTCTCCACGGGATAGTGGAGGATCGGAGACCAAAAGAAAGGATCTCTTTTGAG GTGGTGGTGCTGGCCGAGCTGTTTCTAGAGATGCTGCAGAGGGATTTTGGCTATAGGATTTATAAGATGCTGCTGAGCCTTCCAGACAAAGTTGTATCTCCCCCTGAACCTGAGAAGGAGGAGGCAGCCAAGGAGGATGTGGTCAAAGAGGAGGAGGCTGTCAAAGAGGAGGCGGTGAAGGTGCCCAAGGATGAGGTACAGAACGAGGGCACGGCTGCCGAGTCAGACAACCCGCTG AAGGAGGATGGGCTTCTGCCCAAACGGCCCTCTtcagggggagaggaggaggagaaggcccGGGGCGAGGCAgctgaggatctctgtgagatggcCTTGGACCCAGACCTGCTGCTTCTGAGGGATGATGGAGAGGAGGAGTTCG GAGCAAAGCTGGAGGAAACGGAGGTTCGCTCTGTCGCCTCAAACCAGTCAGAGATGGAGTATTCCTCTCTTCAggacatg CCAAAGGAGCTGGACCCCTCGGCCGTGCTCCCCCTGGACTGCCTTCTGGCTTTCGTGTTTTTTGATGCCAACTGGTGTGGCTACTTGCACCGGCGAGACTTGGAGCGGGTCCTCCTCACACTGGGGATCCGGCTCAGTGCTGAGCAG GCCAAGCAGCTGGTTAGCAGAGTAGTGACGCAGAACATCTGCCAGTACCGGAGTCTTCAGTACAGCCGTGCCGAGGTGCTGGATGACGGGCCTCCAGAAGAGGGGCTCTTCG GAAACCTGGATCTGCTGCCCCCTTCAGGGAAGAGCACAAAGCCAGGCGCTGCCTCCACAGAGCACAAAGGCCTGGTGCCGCACAACGGCAGCCTCATCAACGTGGGGAGTCTGCTACAGCGTGCCGAGCAGCAAGACAGTGGCCGCCTATACCTGGAGAACAAGATTCACACACTGGAACTGAAGCTTG AGGAGAGCCATAACCGTTTCTCAGCCACCGAAGTGACAAATAAGACGTTGGCGGCCGAGATGCAGGAGCTGCGGGCCCGGCTGGTGGAGGCGGAGGAGACAGCCCGGACAGCGGAACGCCAGAAGAACCAGCTGCAGCGGCAGCTGCAGGACTTCCGCAGGCGCCTGACCCCGCTGCACCTGGAGATGCAGCGGATGGTTGAAAAG GCCGACAGCTGGGTAGAGAAAGAGGAGCCAGCACCCAGCAACTGA
- the Ccar2 gene encoding cell cycle and apoptosis regulator protein 2 isoform X4 — protein sequence MSQFKRQRINPLPGGRNFSGPASTSLLGPPPGLLTPPVATDLSQNARHLQGGEKQRVFTGIVTSLHDYFGVVDEEVFFQLSVVKGRLPQLGEKVLVKAAYNPGQAVPWNAVKVQTLSNQPLLKSPAPPLLHVAALGQKQGILGAQPQLIFQPHRIPPLFPQKPLSLFQTSHTLHLSHLNRFPARGPHGRLDQSRSDDYDSKKRKQRAGGEPWGAKKPRHDLPPYRVHLTPYTVDSPVCDFLELQRRYRSLLVPSDLLSVHLSWLSAFPLSQPFSLHHPSRIQVSSEKEAAPDAGAEPSPVDGDPTYSSKVLLLSSPGLEEFYRCCMLFVDDMAEPRETPEHPLKQLKFLLGRKEEEAVLVGGEWSPSLDGLDPQADPQVLVRTAIRCAQAQTGIDLSACTKWWRFAEFQYLQPGPPRQLHTVVVYLPDVWTIMPTLEEWEALCQQKATEAAPQPQEALGEAESTEQTPDASEQADAPKQNTETSEATTQQDVDTDLPEAPPPPLEPAVMARPGCVSLSLHGIVEDRRPKERISFEVVVLAELFLEMLQRDFGYRIYKMLLSLPDKVVSPPEPEKEEAAKEDVVKEEEAVKEEAVKVPKDEVQNEGTAAESDNPLKEDGLLPKRPSSGGEEEEKARGEAAEDLCEMALDPDLLLLRDDGEEEFGAKLEETEVRSVASNQSEMEYSSLQDMPKELDPSAVLPLDCLLAFVFFDANWCGYLHRRDLERVLLTLGIRLSAEQAKQLVSRVVTQNICQYRSLQYSRAEVLDDGPPEEGLFGNLDLLPPSGKSTKPGAASTEHKGLVPHNGSLINVGSLLQRAEQQDSGRLYLENKIHTLELKLEESHNRFSATEVTNKTLAAEMQELRARLVEAEETARTAERQKNQLQRQLQDFRRRLTPLHLEMQRMVEKADSWVEKEEPAPSN from the exons ATGTCCCAGTTTAAGCGCCAGAGGATCAACCCACTTCCAGGAGGACGAAACTTCTCAG GCCCGGCTTCCACATCTCTTTTGGGCCCTCCTCCTGGTTTGCTTACTCCTCCTGTGGCCACAGACCTGTCCCAAAATGCCAGGCACCTTCAG GGTGGGGAGAAGCAGCGGGTCTTCACGGGCATTGTTACCAGCTTGCATGACTACTTTGGGGTGGTAGACGAAGAAGTCTTTTTTCAGCTAAG TGTGGTGAAAGGCCGACTACCCCAGCTGGGTGAGAAGGTGCTGGTGAAAGCAGCTTATAACCCAGGCCAGGCAGTGCCCTGGAATGCTGTCAAGGTGCAGACGCTCTCCAACCAG CCCTTACTGAAGTCTCCAGCACCCCCCCTTCTGCACGTGGCAGCTCTGGGCCAGAAGCAAGGGATCCTGGGAGCTCAGCCCCAGTTGATCTTTCAGCCTCACCGAATTCCCCCCCTTTTCCCTCAGAAGC ctctgagTCTCTTCCAGACATCCCACACACTTCACCTGAGCCACCTGAACAGATTTCCTGCTCGGGGTCCCCATGGAAGGCTGGACCAGAGCCGAAG TGATGACTATGACTCGAAGAAACGCAAACAGCGGGCTGGTGGAGAGCCCTGGGGTGCTAAGAAACCTCGACATGACCTGCCTCCTTACCGGGTTCATCTCACTCCTTATACTGTGGACAG CCCCGTCTGTGACTTCCTAGAACTCCAGCGGCGTTACCGCAGCCTCCTGGTCCCCTCGGATCTCCTCTCCGTGCACTTGAGTTGGCTGTCAGCCTTCCCTCTGAGCCAGCCCTTCTCCCTCCACCACCCAAGTCGGATTCAGGTCTCTTCAGAGAAGGAGGCAGCTCCAGACGCTGGTGCTGAGCCCAGCCCTGTGGACGGTGACCCCACTTACAGTTCCAAG GTGCTGCTGCTCTCCTCCCCGGGCCTGGAGGAGTTCTACCGTTGCTGCATGCTGTTTGTGGATGACATGGCTGAGCCAAGGGAGACGCCGGAGCATCCTCTGAAGCAGCTAAAG TTTTTGCTGGGCCGGAAAGAAGAAGAGGCGGTGCTGGTTGGGGGTGAGTGGTCTCCTTCCCTGGATGGCCTCGACCCCCAGGCAGACCCGCAGGTGCTGGTGCGCACAGCCATCCGCTGCGCGCAAGCCCAGACCGGCATCGACCTGAGCGCCTGCACCAAGTG GTGGCGATTTGCCGAGTTTCAGTACTTACAGCCAGGGCCACCCCGGCAGTTACACACGGTAGTGGTATACCTGCCAGACGTGTGGACCATCATGCCCACTTTGGAGGAGTGGGAGGCACTGTGCCAGCAGAAAGCCACAGAGGCAGCTCCCCAACCCCAGGAGGCATTGGGG GAGGCAGAGTCTACTGAACAGACCCCTGACGCATCAGAGCAAGCAGACGCGCCTAAACAGAACACGGAGACGTCAGAGGCCACCACGCAGCAAGATGTGGACACTGATCTCCCAGAGGCCCCTCCGCCTCCTCTAGAACCCGCTGTGATGGCCCGTCCTGGCTGTGTCAGCCTGTCTCTCCACGGGATAGTGGAGGATCGGAGACCAAAAGAAAGGATCTCTTTTGAG GTGGTGGTGCTGGCCGAGCTGTTTCTAGAGATGCTGCAGAGGGATTTTGGCTATAGGATTTATAAGATGCTGCTGAGCCTTCCAGACAAAGTTGTATCTCCCCCTGAACCTGAGAAGGAGGAGGCAGCCAAGGAGGATGTGGTCAAAGAGGAGGAGGCTGTCAAAGAGGAGGCGGTGAAGGTGCCCAAGGATGAGGTACAGAACGAGGGCACGGCTGCCGAGTCAGACAACCCGCTG AAGGAGGATGGGCTTCTGCCCAAACGGCCCTCTtcagggggagaggaggaggagaaggcccGGGGCGAGGCAgctgaggatctctgtgagatggcCTTGGACCCAGACCTGCTGCTTCTGAGGGATGATGGAGAGGAGGAGTTCG GAGCAAAGCTGGAGGAAACGGAGGTTCGCTCTGTCGCCTCAAACCAGTCAGAGATGGAGTATTCCTCTCTTCAggacatg CCAAAGGAGCTGGACCCCTCGGCCGTGCTCCCCCTGGACTGCCTTCTGGCTTTCGTGTTTTTTGATGCCAACTGGTGTGGCTACTTGCACCGGCGAGACTTGGAGCGGGTCCTCCTCACACTGGGGATCCGGCTCAGTGCTGAGCAG GCCAAGCAGCTGGTTAGCAGAGTAGTGACGCAGAACATCTGCCAGTACCGGAGTCTTCAGTACAGCCGTGCCGAGGTGCTGGATGACGGGCCTCCAGAAGAGGGGCTCTTCG GAAACCTGGATCTGCTGCCCCCTTCAGGGAAGAGCACAAAGCCAGGCGCTGCCTCCACAGAGCACAAAGGCCTGGTGCCGCACAACGGCAGCCTCATCAACGTGGGGAGTCTGCTACAGCGTGCCGAGCAGCAAGACAGTGGCCGCCTATACCTGGAGAACAAGATTCACACACTGGAACTGAAGCTTG AGGAGAGCCATAACCGTTTCTCAGCCACCGAAGTGACAAATAAGACGTTGGCGGCCGAGATGCAGGAGCTGCGGGCCCGGCTGGTGGAGGCGGAGGAGACAGCCCGGACAGCGGAACGCCAGAAGAACCAGCTGCAGCGGCAGCTGCAGGACTTCCGCAGGCGCCTGACCCCGCTGCACCTGGAGATGCAGCGGATGGTTGAAAAG GCCGACAGCTGGGTAGAGAAAGAGGAGCCAGCACCCAGCAACTGA